One segment of Thermodesulfobacteriota bacterium DNA contains the following:
- a CDS encoding mobile mystery protein A: MDKKKLIREQLDVSLERFSPLRNAVAPPKGWIRAIRGALGMTARQLAERLGVAQQAVARIEKEELSGSVTIKTMRRIADSLDCVFVYGFVPRTSLEETVARQAQRVAIKRLSKASQTMRLEKQALSRKENARVLSALADELIRTLPATLWDDHND; encoded by the coding sequence ATGGATAAAAAGAAATTGATAAGAGAGCAGCTTGATGTCTCTTTAGAACGTTTCAGCCCTCTGCGTAACGCTGTGGCGCCGCCGAAAGGCTGGATCCGCGCTATCCGCGGCGCCCTGGGGATGACCGCCAGGCAATTGGCCGAACGGCTCGGCGTCGCTCAGCAGGCGGTAGCGCGTATCGAGAAAGAAGAACTGTCGGGTTCGGTCACCATCAAAACCATGCGCCGCATCGCCGATAGTCTTGATTGCGTTTTTGTTTACGGGTTTGTGCCGCGGACAAGCCTGGAGGAGACGGTCGCCCGTCAGGCACAACGGGTCGCCATCAAGCGCCTTTCCAAGGCTTCCCAAACGATGCGACTGGAGAAACAGGCGCTCAGCAGGAAGGAGAACGCCCGGGTCCTGTCGGCCCTGGCGGATGAACTCATACGGACGCTTCCCGCAACGCTCTGGGACGACCATAATGATTGA
- a CDS encoding efflux RND transporter periplasmic adaptor subunit — protein MSEKNLYSSSWYRVAGLKPFLRSHAQVHRQTFRGKAWYVLQDHSTGRFHRFSEQAYYIIGLMDGTRTLQEIWEAACLHLGDEMPTQEEVITLLSRLNQADVLQSDMAPNIEYLLHRSRKDRQSKLMNRIRSPLALRLPLLDPDRFLERAAFLTMPFFTAAGAVAWCGLVATAVILASLHWDELTLNLADRVLALENLLLLWLIYPVVKTCHEFGHASAVKRWGGEVHEVGIMLLVFVPVPYVDASTASAFREKRRRMIVGFSGIAVEMVIASLAMMLWVNLEPGALRALAFNVMLIAGVSTLLFNGNPLLRFDAYYILADYLEIPNLGAQANRYLGYLAQRYLLRNEAAVFTVTDRREALWLVFYGIASFFYRIYISIRIALFIAGKFFFVGVLIAIWALVGLVAVPLVRLGRTILSDPDLYKRRIRIVGLAAAVVAAVAFVIFAIPLPSTTMAQGVVWPGEQSQIRSGTDGTVDAVIVPPGTTVKAGDPLIRCVNPDIDEEEKALEAKLREYQARHLLAMVTDRTQERIMREEIAVVENELRFARERREDLVVRSPGDGFFILPDAVDYPGRYVRRGEPLGYVADYGKLTVLAAIPQMDVGKIRHNVRKVTARPVARVFHRIPARLMREVPAASADLPTAAFSLEGGGPFALDPRAQREKKSFESLFYFEVALDEPMKDRLGSRVFLRFEHEAEPLAVQWYRTLRRVFMGIFNL, from the coding sequence ATGTCGGAAAAGAATCTCTACAGCAGTTCCTGGTACCGGGTTGCCGGTCTCAAACCTTTCCTCCGCAGTCACGCCCAGGTCCACCGGCAGACATTCCGCGGCAAGGCCTGGTATGTTCTTCAGGACCATTCCACCGGACGGTTCCACCGTTTTTCCGAACAGGCGTATTATATCATCGGCCTGATGGACGGGACCCGGACCCTGCAGGAAATATGGGAGGCGGCCTGTCTCCACCTGGGCGATGAAATGCCCACCCAGGAAGAGGTCATCACGCTGCTGTCACGGTTGAATCAGGCCGATGTGCTGCAGTCGGACATGGCCCCGAACATCGAATATCTGCTCCACCGGAGCCGCAAGGACCGGCAGAGCAAACTGATGAATCGCATCCGCTCCCCCCTGGCCCTGCGCCTGCCCCTGCTTGACCCCGACCGGTTCCTGGAACGGGCTGCGTTTCTGACGATGCCGTTTTTTACTGCCGCGGGCGCCGTGGCCTGGTGCGGGCTGGTGGCAACGGCCGTGATTCTGGCTTCTCTGCACTGGGACGAGCTGACCCTGAACCTGGCCGATCGCGTTCTGGCCCTGGAAAATCTGCTGCTGCTGTGGCTGATCTACCCGGTGGTAAAAACCTGCCACGAATTCGGCCATGCCAGCGCCGTCAAGCGCTGGGGCGGTGAAGTGCATGAAGTGGGCATCATGCTGCTGGTCTTCGTGCCGGTGCCCTATGTTGACGCCTCCACCGCTTCCGCTTTCCGGGAAAAACGGCGGAGAATGATCGTGGGGTTTTCCGGCATCGCCGTGGAAATGGTCATCGCCTCCCTGGCCATGATGCTCTGGGTCAATCTCGAGCCGGGGGCGCTGCGGGCCCTGGCTTTCAATGTCATGCTCATCGCCGGCGTTTCCACGCTGCTGTTCAACGGCAACCCGCTGCTGCGTTTTGACGCCTATTATATCCTGGCCGATTACCTGGAAATCCCCAATCTGGGGGCCCAGGCAAACCGCTACCTGGGTTATCTGGCCCAGCGCTATCTGCTTCGGAACGAAGCGGCCGTGTTTACCGTTACCGACCGCCGGGAAGCGTTGTGGCTTGTTTTTTACGGCATTGCTTCTTTCTTTTACAGAATATACATCAGTATCCGGATCGCCCTGTTTATTGCCGGAAAGTTCTTCTTTGTCGGCGTGCTGATCGCGATATGGGCCCTGGTCGGGCTGGTGGCCGTCCCCCTGGTTCGACTGGGCCGGACGATTCTGTCTGATCCCGATCTCTACAAGCGGCGGATCCGGATCGTCGGGCTGGCCGCGGCTGTTGTCGCCGCGGTGGCGTTTGTCATTTTCGCGATTCCCCTGCCGTCGACCACCATGGCCCAGGGCGTGGTCTGGCCGGGAGAGCAGTCCCAGATCCGTTCCGGCACCGACGGGACCGTGGATGCCGTCATCGTTCCGCCCGGGACGACCGTAAAGGCCGGTGATCCGCTCATCCGGTGCGTCAACCCCGACATCGACGAAGAGGAGAAAGCCCTGGAGGCCAAGCTCCGGGAATACCAGGCCCGTCATCTTCTGGCCATGGTCACCGACCGGACCCAGGAACGCATCATGCGCGAGGAGATCGCCGTGGTCGAGAATGAGCTTCGCTTCGCCCGGGAGCGTCGGGAGGACCTGGTGGTCAGGAGCCCGGGAGACGGTTTTTTCATCCTGCCGGACGCGGTGGATTATCCCGGCCGTTATGTCCGGCGGGGAGAGCCTCTGGGATACGTGGCCGATTACGGGAAGCTGACCGTTCTGGCCGCCATTCCTCAGATGGATGTGGGAAAGATCAGGCACAACGTACGCAAGGTCACGGCCCGCCCCGTGGCCCGGGTTTTCCACCGGATTCCGGCCCGGCTCATGCGGGAGGTGCCGGCCGCTTCGGCTGATCTGCCCACGGCGGCGTTTTCTCTGGAAGGCGGCGGCCCCTTTGCCCTGGATCCCCGGGCGCAGCGGGAAAAGAAATCCTTTGAGTCGCTGTTTTATTTCGAGGTGGCCCTGGACGAACCCATGAAAGACCGCCTGGGCTCCCGGGTTTTCCTGCGGTTCGAACACGAAGCGGAACCCCTGGCCGTCCAGTGGTACCGGACCCTGAGGCGGGTTTTCATGGGGATTTTCAACCTGTAA
- a CDS encoding efflux RND transporter periplasmic adaptor subunit, translated as MRNFAAVVGCFLCVWAGTVTDSRAEQADATFHRGLIEASEVIEVSSQVPGIIENVAVERGDRIQQGQVLATLKADVEKAQVELANARLEFGRRKVLRNEELYQKQLISIHEKDEMETEVHVMAIQLRDAQERLNLRTILSPVDGVVVERHLGPGEYIGEGSIMKIARVDPLNVEVIVPSSLYGTIVKGMKAEVRPENPIGGSHQGQVVIVDEVVDAASGTFGVRVQLPNPGHKLPAGINCQARFFK; from the coding sequence ATGAGAAATTTTGCGGCTGTCGTCGGTTGCTTTCTGTGCGTATGGGCCGGGACGGTGACGGATTCCCGCGCGGAGCAGGCGGATGCCACGTTTCACCGGGGGCTGATCGAGGCCAGTGAAGTCATTGAGGTCAGCAGCCAGGTGCCGGGCATCATCGAAAACGTGGCCGTGGAGCGCGGGGACCGCATCCAGCAGGGCCAGGTGCTGGCGACGCTGAAGGCGGACGTGGAAAAGGCCCAGGTTGAACTGGCCAATGCCCGCCTGGAGTTCGGAAGAAGAAAAGTCCTCCGCAACGAAGAACTTTACCAGAAACAACTGATTTCCATTCATGAGAAGGACGAGATGGAGACGGAGGTCCATGTCATGGCAATCCAGCTCCGGGACGCCCAGGAGCGGCTGAACCTCCGGACTATTTTAAGCCCGGTCGACGGCGTCGTGGTGGAACGTCATCTGGGGCCGGGAGAGTATATCGGCGAAGGGTCCATCATGAAAATCGCCCGCGTTGATCCCCTGAACGTGGAGGTGATTGTGCCGTCTTCGCTGTATGGTACTATTGTCAAAGGCATGAAGGCGGAAGTCAGGCCGGAGAACCCTATCGGCGGTTCTCATCAGGGCCAGGTGGTGATTGTGGATGAAGTGGTCGACGCGGCCAGCGGTACCTTCGGCGTCCGCGTCCAACTGCCCAATCCCGGGCACAAGCTGCCGGCCGGTATCAACTGCCAGGCCCGTTTTTTCAAATAG
- a CDS encoding HlyD family efflux transporter periplasmic adaptor subunit, translating to MDSRSDGQAADSRQEQTPWAGLAGSTDQETFLSSWLTVQCSLIRDCCQAVLALNDPRAQRYVPVAAWPEGGTEGERLADVLEQTLAEQEGMLVGLSPVDGSSRFGLAYPIRIDGRCVGAVAVEVAAAGEHLLRPAMEQLQWGAVWIENHFRRRRNLEDGDALDRLKAAVDILAGVLVEKHFDGAAMAFVTSLATRLACDRVSLGLMKKKFAHVEAVSHSAVVGRKMNLLRAIGAAMDEAVAQRAEILYPPPANSQAYVLRDHEHLAVKHGTRAVMTVPLYGRDRYYGAVTLERQKDRPFTAEELAYVKSVAALSGPALEDKHHHDRPIVFIALGAFRNQLSRLFGPGYTGRKAVAVVVLLAALFFALARGDYRISADTVLEGAVQRSVVAPFDGFIASAPARAGDVVAQDDLLCSLDDRDLRLERINWLGRLNQSQRQLQEAVAQGNRAEANIIQAQMDQAKAQLDLAESRLERIALRAPFKGVLLSGDLSQRLGGAVKQGEELFQIAPLDAYRVILKVNEGRIADVAEGQRGELVLSALPAEKFDFTVTQITPLTTAAEGKNFYRVEARLERLSPLLRPGMEGVAKIQAGRRLLADIWTRPLSEWVRLKIWSWWP from the coding sequence ATGGATTCTCGATCCGACGGGCAGGCGGCGGATTCACGACAGGAGCAGACACCCTGGGCCGGACTGGCGGGATCGACGGATCAGGAAACCTTTCTCTCTTCGTGGCTGACCGTCCAGTGTTCACTCATCCGGGATTGCTGTCAGGCGGTTCTGGCGCTCAATGATCCCCGGGCCCAGCGATATGTTCCCGTGGCCGCCTGGCCCGAGGGGGGCACCGAGGGCGAACGGCTGGCCGATGTCCTGGAGCAGACCCTGGCCGAACAGGAAGGGATGCTGGTCGGCCTTTCTCCCGTGGACGGTTCTTCCCGTTTTGGTCTGGCCTATCCCATCCGGATTGATGGCCGTTGCGTTGGTGCCGTCGCGGTGGAAGTGGCCGCGGCCGGAGAGCATCTGCTTCGTCCGGCCATGGAACAGCTGCAGTGGGGCGCGGTCTGGATCGAAAATCATTTTCGTCGGCGCCGGAACCTGGAGGACGGGGACGCCCTTGACCGGCTCAAGGCGGCGGTGGATATCCTGGCCGGTGTGCTGGTAGAAAAACATTTTGACGGCGCCGCCATGGCCTTTGTGACGTCCCTGGCCACGCGGCTCGCCTGCGACCGCGTCAGTCTCGGCCTGATGAAAAAGAAGTTCGCCCATGTCGAGGCTGTTTCCCACTCCGCCGTGGTCGGCAGAAAAATGAATCTCCTGCGGGCCATCGGCGCGGCCATGGACGAGGCGGTGGCCCAGCGGGCCGAGATCCTGTACCCGCCGCCGGCGAATTCACAGGCCTATGTCCTCCGTGACCATGAACACCTGGCGGTCAAGCACGGCACCCGGGCCGTCATGACGGTGCCGCTTTACGGCCGGGACCGTTATTATGGCGCCGTCACCCTGGAACGGCAGAAAGACAGGCCGTTTACCGCCGAAGAACTCGCCTATGTCAAGAGCGTGGCGGCTCTTTCCGGACCGGCCCTGGAAGACAAACACCACCATGACCGGCCGATTGTTTTCATCGCGCTGGGCGCTTTCCGGAATCAGTTGTCCAGGCTTTTCGGACCCGGGTACACGGGCAGAAAGGCGGTCGCCGTGGTCGTTCTCCTGGCGGCCCTGTTTTTTGCCCTGGCCCGGGGAGATTACCGCATTTCGGCCGATACGGTTCTGGAGGGTGCCGTGCAGCGCTCGGTGGTGGCCCCTTTTGATGGTTTTATCGCCTCGGCGCCGGCCCGGGCCGGTGATGTGGTCGCCCAGGACGACCTGCTCTGTTCCCTGGACGATCGGGATCTCCGGCTGGAACGGATCAACTGGCTGGGCCGTCTGAACCAGTCGCAGCGCCAATTACAGGAAGCCGTGGCCCAGGGGAACCGGGCCGAGGCCAATATCATCCAGGCACAGATGGATCAGGCTAAGGCCCAACTGGATCTGGCCGAAAGCCGGCTGGAACGTATCGCCCTGCGGGCCCCTTTCAAGGGCGTGCTGTTGAGCGGCGATCTCAGCCAGCGGTTGGGCGGGGCCGTGAAACAGGGGGAGGAACTGTTTCAGATCGCTCCCCTGGACGCCTACCGGGTCATTCTCAAGGTCAATGAGGGCCGCATCGCCGATGTGGCCGAAGGCCAGCGGGGCGAACTGGTTCTTTCCGCCCTGCCGGCCGAGAAATTCGATTTCACGGTGACCCAGATCACACCGCTGACCACGGCCGCCGAAGGGAAGAACTTCTACCGGGTGGAAGCCCGCCTGGAGCGCCTGTCGCCGCTTCTCCGGCCGGGCATGGAAGGGGTGGCCAAGATTCAGGCCGGCCGTCGGCTGCTGGCCGATATCTGGACAAGGCCCCTGTCCGAATGGGTCCGGCTGAAAATCTGGTCGTGGTGGCCATAG
- a CDS encoding acetyl-CoA C-acetyltransferase, which translates to MKEAVIVSAVRTPLGSFNGTLAGIGATRLGGLVIAEAVRRAGIEKAAVDEVMMGMVLPCGYGQNPARQAAVAAGMPWEVQCITVNKVCGSALKTVMLAAQAIQTGDAEVVVAGGMENMSRAPFYLEKARFGYRMGGGELKDHMLNDGLWDIVNDFHMGISNDLCAEKYNVSREDQDRYAAESYRRTLAAMAAGRFEAEIMPVEVPGKKGTTLFVQDECPRETSYEALAAMKPAFQKNGTATAGNASIISDGAAAVVVMSREKAEALGCTIMATVGAQASFGLDMKYVLVAPIGAIPKCLKKEGIAIDRVDLFEVNEAFSGSTVAVMRELGLDPARVNVNGGSVALGHPIGASGCRVLVTLLYEMQRQDKKTGLATLCLGGGEAVALVVRR; encoded by the coding sequence ATGAAAGAAGCGGTCATTGTCAGCGCGGTACGGACCCCGCTGGGGTCATTTAACGGGACGCTGGCCGGCATCGGGGCCACGCGGCTGGGCGGTCTGGTCATTGCCGAGGCCGTGCGCCGGGCCGGCATCGAGAAAGCGGCGGTGGATGAGGTGATGATGGGCATGGTGCTGCCCTGCGGCTACGGCCAGAACCCGGCCCGGCAGGCCGCCGTGGCCGCCGGCATGCCCTGGGAAGTGCAGTGCATTACCGTCAACAAGGTTTGCGGCTCGGCCCTGAAAACCGTCATGCTGGCGGCCCAGGCCATTCAGACCGGCGACGCCGAGGTGGTGGTGGCCGGCGGCATGGAGAACATGAGCCGGGCCCCTTTTTATCTTGAAAAAGCGCGCTTCGGCTATCGCATGGGCGGCGGCGAACTCAAGGATCACATGCTCAATGACGGCCTCTGGGATATCGTCAATGATTTTCACATGGGCATTTCCAACGATCTTTGCGCCGAAAAGTATAACGTCAGCCGGGAGGACCAGGACCGCTACGCGGCCGAGTCCTACCGCCGGACCCTGGCGGCCATGGCCGCCGGCCGGTTTGAAGCGGAGATCATGCCGGTCGAGGTGCCCGGCAAAAAGGGGACGACGCTTTTCGTGCAAGACGAGTGCCCCCGGGAAACCAGCTACGAGGCCCTGGCGGCCATGAAGCCGGCTTTCCAGAAGAACGGTACGGCCACCGCCGGCAACGCCTCCATCATCAGCGACGGCGCCGCCGCGGTCGTGGTCATGTCCCGGGAAAAAGCCGAGGCCCTGGGATGCACCATCATGGCCACGGTCGGGGCCCAGGCCTCCTTCGGCCTGGATATGAAGTACGTGCTGGTGGCGCCCATCGGCGCCATTCCCAAGTGCCTCAAGAAAGAGGGCATCGCCATTGACCGGGTAGACCTGTTTGAAGTCAACGAGGCCTTTTCCGGATCAACGGTGGCGGTCATGCGGGAACTGGGTCTGGACCCGGCCAGGGTCAACGTCAACGGCGGCAGCGTCGCCCTGGGTCATCCCATCGGCGCCAGCGGCTGCCGGGTGCTGGTGACCCTGCTATACGAAATGCAGCGCCAGGACAAAAAGACCGGCCTGGCCACCCTGTGCCTGGGCGGCGGCGAAGCCGTGGCCTTGGTGGTCAGAAGGTAG
- a CDS encoding preprotein translocase subunit SecA: MRATVTNWPRADHFTRPEARERRQTVLDRLAWEAVGWVARPLNARLSRLEKIIDPVERAAAEISGRSDGDLREKGRLLRRRLRAEGFTLPLVAESFAVIREAAGRILGMRHFNCQLAGGYAILTGLLAEMDTGEGKTLVATLPAITAALAGIPVHVITVNDYLTYRDAQLMSDLYRFFDITVDCVIHDKNPAQRRVAYGCDVTYVTNKEVVFDYLRDRIALGESPSRLHLYAEHIYDRHGRSGRLLLRGLHYGIVDEVDSVLVDEARTPLIISRSEASEGEEVAARQALDLAGSLENNVHYRFDYEPDEGVKTIIVTERGREEIERAVASLGPVWQSPIRREELVRKALAAIYLYRRDEHYLVQDDKIQIIDEFTGRVMPDRAWEGGLHQLIETKEGCAVTGQRETVARISYQRFFRRYLRLGGMTGTAREIRRELWSIYGLSVARIPTNRPSQRIITPDAIYPTLGEKFAAVIRRVEELHVQEVPVLIGTRTVAVSEYLSRILTERGVPHQILNAKQNEEEALIVARAGEPGRVTIATNMAGRGTDIKLAPGVTERGGLHVLMTERHEAGRVDRQLAGRCGRQGDPGRCEGYVSLEDPLITDGAPGAYGWAARWLEKRGLELWKPVGKKAITRAQRKLEQVHTGVRKRLVRYDESRSDTLSFSGKSE; this comes from the coding sequence ATGCGCGCAACCGTAACCAACTGGCCCCGGGCCGATCATTTCACCCGTCCGGAAGCCCGGGAAAGAAGGCAGACCGTCCTGGACCGCCTGGCCTGGGAAGCGGTCGGGTGGGTGGCGCGGCCCTTGAACGCCCGGTTATCGCGCCTGGAGAAAATCATTGACCCGGTGGAACGGGCGGCGGCGGAAATCAGCGGCCGTTCCGACGGGGACCTGCGGGAAAAGGGCCGTCTGCTGCGGCGGCGGCTTCGGGCCGAAGGGTTTACCCTGCCCCTGGTGGCCGAGTCCTTTGCCGTCATCCGGGAAGCCGCCGGGCGGATCCTGGGCATGCGCCATTTCAACTGCCAGCTGGCGGGCGGATACGCCATCCTCACGGGGCTGCTGGCGGAAATGGATACCGGCGAGGGCAAGACCCTGGTGGCCACCCTGCCGGCCATTACCGCGGCCCTGGCCGGGATACCCGTTCACGTCATCACCGTCAACGATTACCTGACTTACCGCGACGCCCAGCTCATGAGCGACCTCTACCGTTTTTTCGACATTACCGTGGACTGCGTCATTCATGACAAGAACCCGGCCCAGCGTCGGGTCGCCTACGGCTGCGACGTCACCTACGTCACCAACAAGGAAGTGGTTTTCGATTATCTCCGGGACCGCATCGCCCTGGGGGAAAGCCCCAGCCGCCTGCACCTTTACGCCGAGCACATTTACGACCGCCACGGCCGCAGCGGCCGGCTGCTGCTGCGCGGACTGCATTACGGTATCGTCGACGAGGTGGACAGCGTGCTGGTGGATGAGGCCCGCACCCCGCTGATTATCTCCCGCAGCGAAGCCTCCGAGGGGGAGGAGGTGGCGGCCCGGCAGGCCCTGGATCTGGCCGGCAGCCTGGAAAACAATGTCCATTACCGCTTTGACTACGAGCCGGACGAGGGCGTCAAAACCATTATTGTGACCGAGCGGGGCCGGGAAGAAATCGAGCGGGCGGTGGCGTCCCTGGGTCCCGTCTGGCAGAGCCCCATCCGGCGGGAGGAACTGGTGCGCAAGGCCCTGGCCGCTATCTACCTTTACCGGCGGGATGAGCACTATCTGGTCCAGGACGATAAAATCCAGATTATCGATGAATTCACGGGCCGGGTCATGCCCGACCGGGCCTGGGAAGGGGGCCTGCATCAACTGATCGAGACCAAGGAGGGCTGCGCCGTCACGGGACAGCGGGAGACGGTCGCCCGCATCAGCTATCAGCGGTTTTTCCGCCGCTATCTCAGGCTGGGCGGCATGACCGGGACCGCCCGGGAGATCCGGCGGGAACTGTGGTCGATTTACGGGCTGTCGGTGGCGCGAATACCGACCAACCGGCCGTCGCAGAGAATCATCACCCCCGACGCCATTTATCCCACCCTGGGGGAAAAGTTCGCGGCGGTGATCCGGCGGGTGGAGGAACTGCACGTGCAGGAGGTTCCGGTCCTGATCGGGACCCGTACCGTGGCTGTTTCCGAATATCTCAGCCGGATACTGACGGAGCGCGGGGTCCCCCACCAGATTCTCAACGCCAAGCAGAACGAGGAAGAAGCATTGATCGTCGCCCGGGCCGGCGAACCGGGCCGGGTCACCATCGCCACCAACATGGCCGGCCGGGGTACCGATATCAAGCTGGCGCCGGGCGTGACCGAACGGGGAGGGCTGCACGTGCTCATGACCGAACGCCACGAAGCCGGCCGCGTAGACCGGCAACTGGCGGGCCGGTGCGGCCGGCAGGGGGACCCCGGCCGATGCGAGGGATATGTTTCCCTGGAGGACCCGCTGATTACGGACGGCGCGCCGGGGGCATACGGGTGGGCGGCCCGCTGGCTGGAAAAAAGGGGCCTGGAACTCTGGAAACCGGTCGGGAAAAAGGCTATAACAAGAGCGCAGCGGAAACTCGAACAGGTCCATACCGGGGTGCGCAAGCGGCTGGTCCGGTATGATGAAAGCCGGAGCGACACCTTGTCCTTCTCCGGCAAAAGTGAATAG